The genomic segment CCGACACAGACCTCGCCCGCGCCGCCGCCGCGAAGTGGCGCCCCCGCGCTGGCGAGGACGCCCAGCGCGCCCGCCGCCGCCTCCACGGCTTCCTCGCCCGCCGCGGCTTCACCGGCGACGCCGTCCGCACGGTGATGGACGAGGTGATGGATCGTGATGTGGGGGATTCGGACGAGGAGTTCGATGACGCTGAATAACGTCGTACCGACTGCATCGCGCTTCCACGTCAGGTAATCGCGCTTCCACGTCAGGTAGGGGAGCACCTGCGTGTGCTCCTTCGGTTCGGCAGGGACGGTGCTTCACTCTGGCATCAGTGCCTCCGCAGCACGGCCGACACGCAGGTCGGCCCTACCAAAGCCTCCCGCCGCGCGCGTCTGGATCGGCATACCATCGACGCATCTGCGCTTGACCCGGCCCGCCGCGCATCCCCACAATATCCTATCCATCTCGCCCTTTCTCGCCCGCCCAACGTCTCCCGCACAATGAAGAAGCTCGCTTACGCGCTGCTCGCCGTCGCGCTGCTCGTGCTCGCCGTGATCGCGGGCGCGACTTGGTACCTGCACCGCGCGGAGGCGGACCCGGACGTGGATGCGCGCGTGGCGGGTCTGGGCGCGCCGGTGGAGGTGTGGCGCGACTCGCTGGGCGTGCCGCACGTGTGGGCGCGCGACGAGGCCGACCTGTTCCGCGCCGTTGGCTACGTCCACGCGCAGGACCGCCTTTGGCAGATGGAGCTCTTCCGCCGCGTGGCAGACGGCCGCCTGGCCGAGGTGCTGGGCGCGCAGATGGTGAAGACCGACGAGTTCCTGCGCACCGTGGGCATGGGCCACGCTGCCGCGGAGAACGAGCGCCGCCTGGACCCGCGCAGCCGTGCCCTGCTCCAGGCCTATGCGGACGGCGTGAACGCCTACATCGCGCAGCACCGCGGCGCCTGGCCGCCGGAGTTCGAGGTGCTGCGCTTCCACCCGCAGCCGTGGACCGTCCGCAACTCCCTGAGCATCGCCAAGATCATGGCCTGGGACTTGGCGGACTGGAACGCGGGGCTGGACCAGCAGCGCGCCATCGACCTCGTGGGCGAAACGCGCGCGAAGGAGCTGAACCCGCCGTATCCCGCCTGGGGCGTGGACATCCTGGGCGAGGATGCGCAGTGGAAGGGCAAGCCCGCGTCCGCATCCCCCGCCCCGCCGTCCGACGCGGACTCGGTCGCCGGTTACCATGCGATGCGGGGCGGATCTTCGCGCATCATCCCGAGAATGAACACAGTCTCTCGGCACGCGCCGCTCGCCGCTGTGCGCGACGTGCCGCTGCCACAGGTTCCGGAGATGGCGCTGCGGCTGCTGGAGGGCGCGTCCATCGCGCACGCGTCGAACGGGTGGGTGATCGGCGGGAGCCGCTCGCGCTCCGGCAAGCCGATCCTGGCGAACGACATGCACCTGGCGCTGCGGGCGCCGTCGCTGTGGTATCTCGGCGCAATTCACGGCGGCGGCATCGACGCGGCGGGGATGATGCTGCCCGGCGTGCCAGTGATCGTCGCCGGGCACACGCGCACCGTCGCGTGGGGCTACACCAATGCCATGGTGGACGACGTCGATTTCTTCGTGGAGCAGCCGGACTCTGCCGACCTGACGCGCTACCGAACCCCCGCCGGCTGGGCGAAGTTCGAGGTCCGCGCGGAGACGATCCAGGTGAAGGGCGCCGCGCCCGTCGTCCACGCCGTCCGCACCACGCGCCACGGCCCGGTGCTGTCCGACGTGGAGCCACGCGCCGGCGGCCGCGTGCTGGCGATGCGGTGGACGGCGCAGGACCCATCGAACGAGATGGTGGCGCTGGAAGCGATGAACCGCGCGGGAGATGCGGCGCAGTTCATGGCCGCGTTGCGCAACTTCACCAGCCCGCACCAGAACGTGATCTTCGCCGACGCTGCGGGTACCATCGGCTACTGGATGGGCGGCACCGTGCCCGTGCGCCGCGGCGGCGACGGCCTGCTGCCCGTGCCCGGGTGGACGGATCAGGGCGAGTGGACGCGCTACCTGGAATGGGACGAGCACCCGCACGTCGTGAACCCGGCCGACGGCTTCATCGTCACCGCGAACAACCGGCAGCTCGGTCCGCAGTCGGGCTATCCGTTCGAGATCGCGTCGAGCTCGATGCAGCCGTAC from the Longimicrobiaceae bacterium genome contains:
- a CDS encoding penicillin acylase family protein; the protein is MKKLAYALLAVALLVLAVIAGATWYLHRAEADPDVDARVAGLGAPVEVWRDSLGVPHVWARDEADLFRAVGYVHAQDRLWQMELFRRVADGRLAEVLGAQMVKTDEFLRTVGMGHAAAENERRLDPRSRALLQAYADGVNAYIAQHRGAWPPEFEVLRFHPQPWTVRNSLSIAKIMAWDLADWNAGLDQQRAIDLVGETRAKELNPPYPAWGVDILGEDAQWKGKPASASPAPPSDADSVAGYHAMRGGSSRIIPRMNTVSRHAPLAAVRDVPLPQVPEMALRLLEGASIAHASNGWVIGGSRSRSGKPILANDMHLALRAPSLWYLGAIHGGGIDAAGMMLPGVPVIVAGHTRTVAWGYTNAMVDDVDFFVEQPDSADLTRYRTPAGWAKFEVRAETIQVKGAAPVVHAVRTTRHGPVLSDVEPRAGGRVLAMRWTAQDPSNEMVALEAMNRAGDAAQFMAALRNFTSPHQNVIFADAAGTIGYWMGGTVPVRRGGDGLLPVPGWTDQGEWTRYLEWDEHPHVVNPADGFIVTANNRQLGPQSGYPFEIASSSMQPYRANRIREMVEAGRDLTAADVLGEQMDVHDLFAARNLRYAIAAAEAVNDRRALRELRGWNGEARADSRAAAIFYTWFEALRRRVGEDEYRGKPMYFPRATLENILQAGDSPWVDDVRTPQRETLPTLSADAMREAVRAVKRKRWGSIHRTRIEHPLGAVNALDRALGLNIGPFPNGGSGSTVDVAGYGGTRPPFINGYGPSQRHVVDMADVDGQGGFVIPTGQSGLPFSAHYKDQTQMWRTGRLWLIPLDRAKASARTVARMTLRP